Within the Glycine soja cultivar W05 chromosome 3, ASM419377v2, whole genome shotgun sequence genome, the region cttatttctctctcttaatATTTAGTATAGGAGGGGGTAGtgttgtattttgtatttttgggTGGTGAGAAATAAGGCAGGCCTTGTGCATTATTTTGAACTCCTTATGCCTTCAATAAAATTCTTTTGgccttttaaaaaagaatagtatatgataaattttaatcattaatattttttaataaacagtTATAACGTCACCTGAAGGAGTTACTATAACTCCTCTGTAGAAACCTGAATCCATCCTCGTGGATTAAAAAGTTCATCTCTCACTGTTAGACAGCTCGGATACAACATTCATGAACTCACAGCTTCTTTCAGTACTGGAATGTAATAATTTGATCAACCTAAGAATCAGTGTTATATGAAACctaaaaaagttaatttcacCAAATTGCAGTCCACCAACACCAATTGCAATACAACTTTCTAGGAATTCTATAACAAATATGTTtcttaaacttgaaaagcaaTACTCAACACAAATAGGTTacacgagaaaaaaaaaaaaaagtttaatacgTGCACAtactatacaattttttttctaaaacaatgTAAATCTTCtaataaaaatgaacttaaaaaGACTCAAATAGACTAAAAGACTTAaagattttctttaaattattattttattttatcttaatagAAATATTAGTCACTTGTATGATTGATATTCTTTGtaaatatctatttaatatgatatgtactgtgtaataaattattaaataaaaaaattgaatttaatgtttatttcttAGTTGTAGAATGTAAAAATAGTGGTAGAATAGTCTCTTTGAGCCTATCATCTTCTTATAGATGACTCAAGTATTTTTCACATAGTCAAGAAATTAAACTCCAGTTagtaaacatatttaaaattttgttatctaTCAATTAAGTTGGACGGCATTGGTTGCATAGACTATACAATATAATACAATGTAtatgtattataatttgaattattatattttaaaaatgcatatataaaaagtaatatGGTATTGAATGACTATATATCTATCCGCCACTTTTGAATAGTATGCAGCAATGAATATAAGATGCCAAAGTAATTAAGTATTATACATCGTGGCAGATTTTGGAACCACCCACATTTTCTGCAATTTCTATCTACCACCAAATATCGCACTTACTTTCCAATAGACAAGATATGAGCCTGCAGAGGATCTCATTAATAACGACGCAACGAGAACCAACTAGCGTTACCACTTATCTTACCACCATGAGGCCTGAGCATCAGTAACTTATTCAAGCCAATATTCTGCGGTAAAAATTTAGATTATAAGTGTTACCAACTTTAATAACTGAAATGGTACACTGAACTCAATAAGAGAGTACGTGTGTATTAATTTGTAATATACACTTTAACTTGTCttaacttgtttttatttatccaaTGTCGGCAATGTGGAACTTCACTTTTCTGACTCTCAAGTTcaacttgtttcttttctttctattgtTTTGACTGtttctactttaatttttattttttttttacttctactCAAGTTAGCCTAAGAGACCTTaggtttgtgtttcttttttatgtgtttGAGCTTGCGTGCAATGTATTACCAAGATCGGCATAAGGATAAAACTATTAAAGGTCAAACTTtagattcaacaaaaaaaaattatttctcattagattttatataataaaaatgtctAACATATAAAACTCTTTGAAGTTTATTTTGTCTTACTTATCATTGGATCGGTTGCGTACTGTCATCTAATAGGCCACAAGtcctttcatttctttttattgcTTGGGTTATTTCAACTTCTTCCTTGTACTCAAGTTAGCATAAAAAAtctcatatttataaaaaaattttcaCGTGCCTGACTTGTGCTTCTTCAGTCTCGtagatccattttttttttcatctttcattgTTGATACAGTTTGTTATGTCCTTCGGGCTTGATATCATGTTAGAGGACTCTGTTATTCCCACCCTAGTTTGTTGCTTTTCCACCCCTAGCTTTGTTTGTTATTTCACATTTTCAAAAAGACCCTTGATGAACATGTATTTCTGTTGTACGTAAACATGTTTCTATTAAGTTAGGGTGCACCCTTCATACCCAATGAAAACACTCATTGTGTATTTTACACAACATGAATGTGTTTTTCTTGTGTGTGAAAAACACATCCCCTAATCCaatagaaataaatttatcgtgcacaatatataacaaaaacacGTGTAACTAATTTtaggtataagttttttttaaaaaaagactacttttaattgtaataaaaataaaaaaaattgtgatacaACTTAACCTTTtttatcataatcaaattaggtacaatacaaataatttttttaacttaaattgaattaattatgataaaagttatcatttgtaataataatcaaattaattccagtaaaaagataatcaaattatgatactaattaatttatataataatcaattcaattattattaaaaaggataacttgtgttttcattcattcaaactttaaaaaaataatatatcacaattaattctattggtataaaaaataatgtgtgtTGTCATTGAAATTATTTGTATCATAGTTATTTTgattaccaaaataaaaatatatatataatagaatcGTAATTTcgttatgtatttaaattttaaataatagtggaattataattttattgtgtattcatacataatttcgttgaatatatatgtataagcctaaaaaattattcactCTCGTCTTGCTAGCAAATCAAAGCTCCAGCTCCAATAATCCATTAATCAAAGAAAATAGGTGAGTTATGGAGGACAGAAATAGGTCATACCAAACTAGAAATCTATGTTAAATAAGTCTtgcacatttttcaaaatttgaccaATGTATTTATGATAAGTGATTTTAAGGCATCACTTGAACTTTTTAAAACCCTAATCTAACTCAAAGACTTGTAGTAccgaaaaatagaaaaagaaaaaaagacaacaCCAAACCAAAGTTCACCAAAAGAGACTGCAGCACAAGCTTCTAAGCAAGTCAACTAGATCTAACACTAGCTTACGCCTTCTTTGGGAACTCACTCTCTACAAAAGAAGGATctcaatatcaatatcatcgTGCTTTTTTCAGCTTTACTCCTGATCGTTCACAATCATCACATGTTCCCCTTCTTTAATAGGAACACATTTTATCCATGCCCcccttatttttcttcctttcttatgTTTTGTCTTTCTATCTCCTTTGAagataaaataactaaataacaCTCAAAAGGCCAAAATGTGATAACACCTATTCCTAAGTTGACTAGATGGACGTGCCGGGCTTTATGTTGAAAACTTCAATGCAAGATTGGAGGACATTGAGGCTCATTGTTGACATAAGTTGTAGAAGACTTGGAATTTCAATCAGCATTGGACCATTCAACAATAGTTAGATTACTTGACATCACACACATGCTTGTTGAGTAAACAAACGTATCAAGAACTTAGTTAATTAAGAGAAATGAGAAATCCTCTTGTACCCACACGTGATGAAAAAAGAATATCTACAAAATTTCAGGCTTTCTTTTAGCAATAGTTTTATAGAGAAGACTAAAGGAGCACAGTCTGCTATGAatactcaaaattaaaatcagaAATAGCACATGAAAGTCACAAAAGCAAAATGAGTAATAACAAGCAAACATAACAAGCCTTACACAATCAAACAATCCCTGTCTTGTGATAACAAACTCCATCTATTCCGAGGGCTTAAAACAGAAATATCATGAGAACCTTGCTCACTTGCAATCTACCCCAGCTTCAGCAGCACGGTGAGGCTTGTTCTTACGCCGGCTACCATTCTGTCGGAATCCAGTAGTCTTTATTGAATCTTCAGGGCCTGACTTTGCTAGGATGCCATTGTCCTCTTTCAAGGGATCTATCTTCTCTTTAACCTGTGTAgatctcttcctttttcttttattaactgTGATAGCCTGAGTTTTCAAATCATCCGTAGAACCATTGCCTTTCACATTCTCCTCGTCTTTCTCAATTATTTCAGTTACTTCCACTTCTTCAATTTCATCTGTTAGTGGCTTCACTGGTCTTCCCCTTCTTCTATAAGCTGGGACTTTATCCTCTTCACCACTTCCAGGATCCTCAGCAATAACAGATTGCTTCTTCCCTTTTCCTCTGCCTCTGCCCATTGCCAAAAGCCCTTGTTGTCAAAATGTACTAAAATTTCTCTGTAAGAAATCTGCGCAGACAAAACAACTAATTATACTTCAAAATCCAAACATAGATCAAATAACTGAAACAAAACATGAGGTTTAAAAGTTGATGGTTAAAACTGCAAATCAATTTTGACTGATGCTACTTGAAACCAGGTAATTATGAGATGAAATGTTTTGTTTCTAAGTATCTCTAGCATCAATTATGTGTTTATACTAAATCAAAAGTAACAGAAGTCAAGTATGCAATTATAACTTATCTTCAGTTTATTACTATTTAAGGATCGAATAAAGAATGCATCAGTTGAAATTCTGATGCAAGCCAAGAGCAAGGACTTCGGGATATGGTTTACATATGCTCACTCTTTTAATTGACAACATAAAAAGACCTAAACATCATTTAGAAAATCATTGCAAAGAATGGTTTCTTTGGTCAAtaatcagaagaa harbors:
- the LOC114406766 gene encoding uncharacterized protein LOC114406766; protein product: MGRGRGKGKKQSVIAEDPGSGEEDKVPAYRRRGRPVKPLTDEIEEVEVTEIIEKDEENVKGNGSTDDLKTQAITVNKRKRKRSTQVKEKIDPLKEDNGILAKSGPEDSIKTTGFRQNGSRRKNKPHRAAEAGVDCK